The Cyanobacteriota bacterium region CGTAGGCAGCCAACGTCCAAGGGGCACCCACAAAACCCAGAACAGTAGCTCGATCGTCTACCTCGCGACGCAAAATCTGTAAAATCTCGCGGATGAAGGGCAGAGATTCCGCAGGCTCTAGGGGATGAAGTTGGTCAATCTGGGTTTGGGAGCGAATCGGTGGATCAATGATTGGGCCACGACTTTCCACAATATCAAAAGGAATGCCTATCCCTGGCAGCGGCGTAAGAATGTCTGAAAACAGGATAACTCCATCGGGCTGAAAGGCTCGCCACGGTTGCAATGAAATTTCTACAGCTAGGTCTACCCGTTCTGATCGCTCTCGAAAGGAAGGATAGCGATCGCGTAAATCTCGATAAATCTTCATGTAGCGCCCTGCTTGCCGCATCATCCACACAGGTGGACGATCCACAGTTTCGCCCCGAGCAGCTCTCAGTAGATGGGGAAGGGTCGCTACAATCATCGATACTATACTCCTAACAAGATTTCCAAAGAGTTTTAAACATCTGCCATGCGGCATCCATAGCAAAGAACTGGCTGTTAAGACAAATTGGTTAAGACAAATTGTTCGCTATTGAGGCTCGCAGTGAAGACTTAAGTCCTCATTACTAACGTTCTCACTAGATTAACGTCCTAACTAGATTAAGTACTGCATTAAGTACTGCTATGGTTGCGTAACACATTAGCAACATTTGATTGTATAGGACAGTGGTGATCACTCTAGAGCCTTACCCTTAGGTTGTTAGCTAACTTAACGATCAACGCCTGTACAACGATTGGTTCAATACCCTTGCAGGTGAGCTACTTAAGAAGAACTACCTGATTAAGTTGTGGTTCACGAGTTTGTTG contains the following coding sequences:
- a CDS encoding uroporphyrinogen decarboxylase yields the protein MIVATLPHLLRAARGETVDRPPVWMMRQAGRYMKIYRDLRDRYPSFRERSERVDLAVEISLQPWRAFQPDGVILFSDILTPLPGIGIPFDIVESRGPIIDPPIRSQTQIDQLHPLEPAESLPFIREILQILRREVDDRATVLGFVGAPWTLAAYAVEGKSSKDYTVIKQMAFTEPTMLHQLLGKLADAIAIYTRYQIDAGAQVVQMFDS